The genomic stretch tcattaaaccagtgcggtagctgcctgttcggctcggaaattattattacatccggcctaagttcgatcgcgcattggtgcatcatgtcctgcgccagcttgcatctgttgaggtttatctgcagtatcctcatttactcgctttcaaccgccttctatattctggacaagccagggatccggttacgtggtcaaatttcactcctttctccttgctgcagatggagcagcagggtgcgttgacgcaggcagctctCGTGTGGTccttggctccgcacttcctgcaaatctcctttccagggcttatcgccgtgcacttgttcgcgatatgcccaaacatgtgacatctgaagcactttaccacattgggtagtgcctttatggaggctatcgtcaagccggttctgatcttccggcttgCCCCCTCTTTgaccagataggctttcggcatcgtcactattgccgattgggtgccccacggcgccatttttagggtctttacttcgacctcagtggtgtcgcttacgcccagttgcactactatctccctggctagttcttccttgcctacgagcgggtctatatccctgatctctacggaggtcttgtcgcgcattggttgcgctctcaccttgcctcttagcgccgtgttcatatcggccgcggtctttttggcgttgctacctgctttcagctcgatcaggatgtcacctgttctggtcctcctaatcccacagctctcttttagggtctcccttgcccccatcaagtctttgtagacctgtatccactccttgtcctgccctactttgacgaggatggcttcgggtctgttaagtatcctcttcggtccctccggcttctttggcttgtccaatgccgctcttcctgcgttcgccttcctgaccaccgtcggggtgtccgttccttttcctctccttccgcggacagggatccagtcttcctttacatcgctgtccgtgcattccgtagtcgcttttgccgagctgttgccggcacaggatcctgcgtaggaggcctccacggtcgttggtctctttctcttggtgtcgcccttcccctcgacgggcgatatctccttcctttttccttccttctcctcactcctccccggaggggtggtcatcctggtggcagcgactgtcctcgcgttcctcttgagcctcatctcgtccaacatcgagtggagcttgatcgcttttttactgatggcgtccctccttttcttgatgtcggtatcctttttgctcatgaggtagagtctgctacctatgtattggatttcgcggaagacttctgtgatgatttccgtcatcgccttccattcgctcatcttaatgacgataatgtcctcgtcgttgccttcggtctcggccgttgctctgttcgccatggccttcctcctgagacattcccttggtgccgccgcttcgctgccgctgtccgacatttccgccggtgtgtctagctccgaggtgctggccgcttcgtccctcgttgccctcggctggctcctggccagtcttctcgttgtcttgcacgcgctcccctcaactggggactttctcatatatctggtgatcttgtcacctttgatgattttttccttggcgattcgggtcgccttttcggtgggtggtgtcttatccttgagtgcctgcattggcatctcgtcatcctcgatgattcccgcgatgtcttcatcaaattcgaggtatcttctagtgcttttcttgcacgtctcttcctctgtgacaactgcgggtgtttcttggtccccggtcgtgtttaccgaacgaggggaggccctgggatcgaccttcccctcgccgttcgtccagtcgttgggtgaccgtcgggtcgagcctgcgacgctactcgaatccccgacggggcctggaagctccgaaaccccctgagccgtaagtttacttgacttacagtacctgtccatattgtgtttgtgtcttaatatacatatatatatgtcggagatgaaagaacaccggaaccttccctttggaactttgggaagacccctagtattgtaatttagatttcaccatagccgtattaagaaactgttgtcattcgatccgactgtatttatttgagatttatgatagtgagctcgggctcgaggcgacaatcagtcgccgaacgtagccgcggtcaaagggatgaacgttttgtctaacaaaggcatgaagtaattctatagctctccttaaaagaaatacttgggacggggcacgacggtaaacatttcaacgatttctgtcccgtggctcgccacacgcagactttgtccttcgggtaagacgattgccagatgccaacgcatcttcacagtatatgtttagctgggcgaggacccgctacgaatattaaatttcaattacacaaagtctctcaaatagacaaatggcccgtgccccaactacgggaagataagagaaatctatccttccacgaacgacgcttctcgctagcaactttccccaaggacagctaatatctttctctaaccaccaacatggaaattgaccaattaacagcaacgtcaatttccctcacccttcgagcgaagacttttctccgcgaatccgatgatctcgtgcccttaggcacacccatcatagttttcttcgacagcatcaccgcgacggagagacactctccggtacgatctcgacgacgattcaagtaactctcggatacgtagtgattgccccacgcattaacattgagtacaacttagacgctaaagaagagtagagttcgtcatcccgttgaccgtggattcgttattgagcctaggatcattgtcattagcttctcgagtgtcaatttatcgcgattacttgtccaattccaacatggtcatgtttgcactagtaaatatctcctctattgcatagtgatcacgtctagtgtcaatagggattcgtttacgccctcaaccctaactctaatcgtaacgccaacccgacatatatatatatatgtatgtttgagatggatgtccttcgacgtagccggttgccgtataatcccactgtatccttccgcgtgtatgcgattcgtgtctgttcgacgcggggagttttgactggccctccacgggggcgctctccaccactccttgcttacccaggtagcccgcacggtggcgcttcggtcgcgcgacccaagatggcccccgctctgctcctaacctcacttttcacacacagcactttcaatcgtttctctcgcttttataccagcgagctcacctatctcttgtgatcccactcattccggagcacaagaaacttcactttcgtgcactttccgcccgaattctttaatatacccagctatttcggttatgcctacggagcgacgtgcacgtgtccgttctgcttgccgccatcatttgaactGCCGTGGATTAATTTAACAATGAGTTTATTAATTATACGAGAAACACCTGACAGTTTTGCCTGGGCCGTACTGGTATTGTTCTTCGCGTTCTCACCGTATACTCAACTTCGCTGAAGTCGGAGAGACATGTACAATCCAAACTTTGTAAGTCGCTTCCTGAGGAAGAAGTTTTCAAACTAAGAACTACCATTGATACTTTTAATGTTTTACGACATGTTGGTACTCAAAAGCAAAGAGCTGTATCATATACAGACAAAAGAGGTCATTTGCTAGGAGAAGAAgtgaaattcaaatataatgAAGTAGGTATTGATGTAATAATTACCTACCAATTGAAAGATTAAGTATATATCCAAATTTGATTTCAATTAGAACTCCACAGGGCTTGGAACTCTAATGATCTCTGGGTATCTCAAGAACGTACCATTATCAGTTAATGGTTTAGTTCATATACCTGAATTGGGAGATTTTCAAATCTCTCAAATTGATGTACCTGGTGATCCATATCCAGTGGAGAAAAAGTTGAAGAAAGATTGTAATGCAATGGACGATGAACCATCCACGCGGGTTCTTGCACGCGCAGATCGAGGGAAACAAgtaatttcatgaaataaataaataaactttgagTCTTTAAAAGCACTaatcaattttcttaattttttaggaATCTCTCGAAAGTGAAAATATACTTGACCCTATGGATGCTGAACAAACTTGGCCTACAGAAGAGGAATTAGCCGAAGCCAAAgcacaaaggaaaaaaattgtaaagagaGTTCCAAAAGGAACTTCTGAATATCAAGCAGCTTGGATTCCTGATGAGGATGGAGGTATTTGTTTTTCagtcataaattaaatttggagatatatattattctttgcTTGCATTTTGTAGAGGAATTGAGTGAGTGCTCGAGCGATGAATCAGAAGACGAGATGTCTGTTGATGAAGCACAATCTGAAACGGATAGTGGACCAGACGCAGAAGACGAGGAAGAATACGAGACAATTACTGTGTCCGAAGTTCCTGATGAACGATACGATGAGAATATCGATAtgacagaagaaaaagaagcaatgGAAAACTTGAAGAGTATGTTTGtcgaatatacgtatattatattattgaatatgtattattgaaatctttaaccacaattttttaaatatagacgCAAAATTAGACGCAAAATTTCCTGACGAAGTAGATACACCTCAAGATATGTTAGCAAAACAGAGGTTTCAGAAATATCGTGGACTTGAATCATTCAGAACAAGTCCGTGGGATCCGGAAGAAAACCTTCCTACTGATTACGCtagaatatataaatttgaaaattttgatagaacacgaaaacgaatatttaaagaatcgcGGGAAATAGAGGGTGCTATGGTATGAACATTTGATTATCTAAAAACTAATTATCTATTCATgctaatttatacaaatatttttagccTGGTTGGTATATCACAATTCACGTTGCAAATGTACGCGTAGATGCATTTTCTTCATTGGGAAATCATCCATTAATTGTATTTGGTTTATTACCGAACGAGCACAAAATGCCTGTCTTAAATGTGACATTAAAACATACGGGTCAAACATACAGTCCGGTGAGTCCAAACATACAGTCCAATCTAAAGCAAAATTGATATTTCAATGTGGATTTAGGAGATTCATTGCGTGCCCAATATTTATTCAACACACAAACGGAAACAAACATAAAGCATGTATTATATTCTGTGAGATTTTAATATACTCTATTTATATCTTGTTACcaagaatagaaatatttttcagtatgAGCGGTATTTTCGTCCAGAGAACACTGTCGTAGCAAGCATGTACGCTCCAATTACTTTTCCACCATGCCCAGTATTATGTTACGTTGAAAAACTGAATAAATCATTGGTAAGGAGGCAATAATTATATGCAAGTTAAAGGTTGATTCTGTTCTTATATCATTAAAGGTTACAATATTTTTGTAGGAATTAATTGCAACCGGAAGTGTATTATCTGTGAATCCAGATAGAATAGTTGTAAAACGTGTTGTTCTTAGCGGTCATACGTACAAAGTGCATAAACGATCAGCAGTTATAAGATTTATGTTCTTTCATCGAGAAGATATAAACTGGTTTAAACCAGTTGAACTACGAACGAAATATGGTCGCAGAGGACATATAAAAGAACCATTGGGTAGATGGatcataaattatttcttaatttaattgatgcatttaattaaaaaataactcattattttttcctaggtaCTCATGGTCATATGAAATGTGTATTTAATGGTCAACTGAAGTCGCAGGACacgattttaatgaatttatacaAAAGAGTATTCCCAAAATGGACATATGAACCTTTGTTGTTAACAGAGTTACAACATCAAAATGAAAGCATGAACATAGAATAAAATCTgttaattaaagtattaaaatgtatatatatgtatatataataataaataaaattttgtcatgCATTTAAAATGCCTACCTTATACGCgtcttgttttaatattatgtaaaatgaattctaattttaatttgaatgtATGATTTCGATATATCGCGAAATGTATCACGTGACTTATTCTCCAGCCAATTAGCTTCTTTTAAATAGTATCTTGTATACTATTTGAAAGGTAACATTGTTGTGTGTGATGTAATTAAacaatatttgataataatagcGTTAAGCAAGAATCTTTCAAAGAAAATATGGACTTGGATATTTCTTATATTGGTAATTAGCATTTCATATAAATAAGAGTGTTGACAGACAAATGTAGATGTTTAATACACAAAAATAATGAACTTTCTTCTTGAAACAACTATCTATTTAATATAGAACCTTTACTTGATGATTGGCTAGAAGAACTTCAATTAATCATTAAAGCACAAGAAAGTTTGATCAAAGCTGAAGACGAATTTTACATGCCATTTGTAGGTAATTATTGCATTTGAAACTGTATAcctttgttaatattaatttcatttttatttatatctttgttcCTATTTTGATAGAATATAATAACAGCAAAATTTTCATTCACATTAAATACTGCTTTCAGCTATACCAATTTCAATCATCaatgcaatatttaaaataacagaATATCTCCATTTGGGGCCAGATACTAGATACATTGCTATTCActtatatgataaatttatgtGTAGCTATTTTTGGGAAGTGTATAGAAATGCTGATCAAACAGAAAGTTCTTGGTCTCAAGTTTGTAAAAAAGTGACAAGTCAATCAAAATTATACCTCATGTCTTGTTTGCAATTAGCAAATAAAATGGATTCACATTTCAACAAGTTAAGAATATCGCAAGTACATATACatgattttattttgaatttatcaATAATAGTATCTTAATGTTCTATATGCT from Bombus terrestris chromosome 16, iyBomTerr1.2, whole genome shotgun sequence encodes the following:
- the LOC125386505 gene encoding uncharacterized protein LOC125386505 isoform X2 → MDLDISYIEPLLDDWLEELQLIIKAQESLIKAEDEFYMPFVAIPISIINAIFKITEYLHLGPDTRYIAIHLYDKFMCSYFWEVYRNADQTESSWSQVCKKVTSQSKLYLMSCLQLANKMDSHFNKLRISQILGILRCIDKKSEYTPDVIFLSEYKLQLDSRILQICKNLL
- the LOC125386505 gene encoding uncharacterized protein LOC125386505 isoform X3, with the protein product MDLDISYIEPLLDDWLEELQLIIKAQESLIKAEDEFYMPFVAIPISIINAIFKITEYLHLGPDTRYIAIHLYDKFMCSYFWEVYRNADQTESSWSQVCKKVTSQSKLYLMSCLQLANKMDSHFNKLRISYLVSYDV
- the LOC125386505 gene encoding uncharacterized protein LOC125386505 isoform X4; its protein translation is MDLDISYIEPLLDDWLEELQLIIKAQESLIKAEDEFYMPFVAIPISIINAIFKITEYLHLGPDTRYIAIHLYDKFMCSYFWEVYRNADQTESSWSQVCKKVTSQSKLYLMSCLQLANKMDSHFNKYLVSYDV
- the LOC125386505 gene encoding uncharacterized protein LOC125386505 isoform X1 — protein: MDLDISYIEPLLDDWLEELQLIIKAQESLIKAEDEFYMPFVAIPISIINAIFKITEYLHLGPDTRYIAIHLYDKFMCSYFWEVYRNADQTESSWSQVCKKVTSQSKLYLMSCLQLANKMDSHFNKLRISQILGILRCIDKKSEYTPDVIFLSEYKVFKTVGFRMPFYTPLNCVEILLAATGLKDTPNMQELTINLLDLIYLRV